The following nucleotide sequence is from Psychroserpens sp. Hel_I_66.
TGCGCACTTGGTCTCCATGCTGAAATTTGAAATGCGGTATATCCTGAATTTGTTAATGTAGAAATAGCTTTTGCATTAATATCATTAGCCATGTGCGCTGCATGATAACAAATAGACTTTGTAATGTACCTTTTGGTTTTGATATGTGGTGGTGATTGCGGTACTTTGATCAAGTCTGAATCTTCAACACTCCTGATGATATTTGCCATTTGCGTAATGACTTGTACAGGATAATTACCAACTGAAGTCTCTCCAGAAAGCATCACTGCATCTGCACCATCCATAACAGAATTAGCTACATCATTAACCTCTGCACGTGTTGGCGTTAAGCTTGTAATCATTGTTTCCATCATTTGGGTTGCAATAATTACTGGTATTCTAGCTCTTTTGGCTCTTAAGACTAATTGCTTTTGAACAAGTGGCACTTCTTCCGCAGGAATTTCTACACCTAAATCTCCACGAGCTACCATCAATCCATCACAATATGCAACGATCTTATCAATATTTTCTACAGCTTCTGGTTTTTCAATTTTTGCAATAATCGGGATTTTATGGTCGCTATGTTTTGTGATCAATTCTTCAAGTTGCATTAAATCTTCTGCATGACGTACAAAAGACAATGCCATCCAATCTACTTTTAAGCTACATGCGAAAATGGCATCTTCAATGTCTTTCTCGGTTAAAGCTGGTTGTGAAATATTTGTATTTGGAAGGTTCACTCCTTTTTTAGAACGTAAAGGTCCACCTTGAATGACACGTGCTTTGACTTCAGATTTTTTGTCTGTAGAAACGACTTCAAAAATTAACTTTCCGTCATCTAGTAAAATTCGTTCTCCTGCCTGTGCGTCTTGTGGGAAATTATCATACGTCATGTAGACTCGTTCTTTTGTGCCTTCAAAACGTTTTCCTGTAGCAAAAATGATTTCATCACCTTCATTAACAATAACCTCTCCTTTCATTACTCCAACTCTTAATTTTGGTCCTTGGAGATCTGCAAGTATTGATGCATTGAAGCCAAATTCTTCATTTAGGTCTCTAATCATTTTTACACGCTCTTCTACATCTTTATAGTCTGCATGGGAGAAATTGATTCTAAATACATTTACGCCTTCTTCAAGCATGCCCTTAAGTACTTCTTTTGTACTTGTTGCAGGTCCTAAGGTGGCAACTATTTTGGTTTTTTTTCTACGTAGCATTAGTTAAAAATTAAGTGATCTTTAGATTTTATTTTTTCAATATCTACACTGTAAGTTGTTATTACTTGAGGTATAGATTGTATTCTATTTAATATTATTTTTTCGTTAAAGTTTCTCTGTTCATTAGAAACTTTAATAAGATAATCTACTGTTTTAAGTTCTGGAAGTAAATTAACTGTTCTTGTTACTGTTGTTGAGTTCTCAAATAATGAACCCGAACTTTGAAGTGTTGCCTCATCTTTTTTACAAATATTGGATACGAGGTTCCAAACAGTATCTAATTTTTTATTTTCCCATTCGTAAATTGAAAAGGAGGCATCAAAATAATTATAGTCTAAATCTTGGAGCTTTCGTTGTAACTTTAAATCTAAATATTTATTTAAAAGATAAGCTAAACGAAAATCTTCTAATCTGCAATGTATCGCAATTAGCGAATAAGAAGCATCATAAAAATCGTCAACGAGTAACTTGTGTAATGCCATAATTAATCAACTACAAGTTGTAAATATAGCATAATATAGCTATTTAATTGTGAAGTTTATATTAATCTTACTCTACTAAAACTGCGAAAACGTTGTAGTTAACAAGTATTGGCTTGGGTAAAATAATATCCTTTAGATGGCTTTGCTTATTTCATTCTGAAACACAAAAAAAGCACGCTTTGAAGCTTTCTCTTCTGCTTTCTTTTTGGAAGTTGCTCTAGCTTTGGCGATAATTTTATGATCAATCGATAATTTAACTGAGAAATGTTTTAAGTCGTCATTACCAGTGTCTTCATAAACATTATAATCAAAAATTTTCTTTTCTTTTTGGCACCATTCTATCAACAAACTTTTGTAACTAATTACTCGACCTTCTAAAGTTTCAATGTCAACATGAGGTTTTATGACACGTTTATGGATAAAAGTTTCGCAACATTTATAACCTTTGTCTAGATAAATCGCACCAACTAAGGCCTCAAAAAGGTTACCATGAATATTGTTTCCGAAGTTAGATTTAGGAATTTTACTTTCTACCAAATCTATTAATTTTAATTCTTTCCCTAATTCATTGAGATGCTCCCTACTTACCACTTTAGAACGCATTTTGGTTAGATAACCTTCATCGCCATGAGGGACTTCTTCAAAAAGATAAGCTGCAATAACCGCACTAAGCATAGCATCTCCAACAAATTCTAAACGCTCATAATTAAGAGCATTACCCTTTTCGTCTTTAATATTCATAGATCTGTGCGTAAAAGCTTTTATGTATAAGGACTTATTTTTTACCTTATAACCAACGATCTTGTTGAGTATTAAAAAAAAATTCCCGTCTTTATCAGAACGGGAACTTTTTAATATGTTACGAATGAAGCTCATTCGAGATTTAATCTATTTTTTTAAACACTATGCATGCGTTGTGACCGCCAAATCCAAACGTATTACTCATAGCTACTTTAACATCTCTCTTTTGTGCTTTATTTAACGTTAAATTGAGATTAGAATCAATATTTTCATCAACAACCTCGTGATTTATTGTTGGAGGCACTATACCATGTTCCATTGCCAAGATAGATGCAATGGCTTCAATAGCTCCCGCAGCTCCCAATAAATGTCCAGTCATAGACTTTGTAGAGTTGATGTTTATATGTTTTGCATGATCTCCAAACACTTCAGAAATCGCTTTAAGTTCAGCAACATCTCCTAGAGGTGTTGATGTACCATGCGTGTTGATATGATCAACTTCTTCAGGTTTGATACCAGCATTATCCAAACAATTTTTCATTACCGCAATAACACCTATGCCATCTGGATGTGGTGCGGTCATGTGATGTGCATCAGACGATAAACCGCCTCCTAACACTTCAGCATAAATTTTAGCTCCTCTTGCTTTTGCATGCTCATATTCTTCAAGAATAATTGCTCCTGCTCCTTCTCCTAAGACAAAACCGTCTCTGGTTGCATCAAAAGGTCTAGAAGCTGTTTTTGGGCTTTCATTTCTTGTGGAAAGTGCATGCATGGCATTAAAACCACCCATTCCTGCAATGGTTACTGCTGCCTCACTTCCGCCCGTTACAATGACATCACAATGACCCAAACGAATCATATTTAATGAATCAAACATAGCATTGGCAGAGGATGCACACGCAGATACTGTTGTGTAATTAGGTCCCATAAATCCATGCTTAATAGAGATGTTTCCTGGCGCAATATCTGCAATCATTTTTGGGATAAAGAAAGGGTTAAATCTTGGTGTACCATCTCCAGATGCAAAGTTTAAAACTTCCTCTTGAAATGTTTCTAGACCTCCAATTCCTGCTCCCCAAATAACGCCAACTCGTAATTTATTTATTTTTTCTAGATCTAGCTTAGAATCTACGATAGCCTCATCTGAGGCTACCATAGCATACTGTGCAAATCTATCCATTTTACGAGCCTCTTTTCTATCAAAAAAATCGGTAGCGTTAAAGTTTTTTAATTCGCAAGCGAACTTTGTTTTGAACTTTTCAGTATCAAAATACGTTATTGGAGCAGCTCCACTTTTGCCACTTATTAATGCATCCCAATATTCATCTTTGGTATTGCCAATAGGTGTAAGTGCGCCTAGACCAGTAACTACAACTCGCTTTAATTCCATAAAAATTTTATTGAATTATTTTGCTTTTTCTATATAAGAGATCGCTTGACCAACTGTTGCGATATTTTCAGCTTGGTCGTCTGGGATTTGAATATCAAATTCTTTTTCAAATTCCATGATTAACTCGACAGTGTCTAATGAATCTGCTCCTAAATCGTTAGTGAAGCTCGCTTCAGTTACAACTTCGTTTTCATCAACTCCTAACTTGTCTACGATAATCGCTTTTACTCTTGATGCAATGTCTGACATAATTTTTTAATTTTAAGTTTTAATTAGGTCGCAAAAATAAAAAAACTTTATTTCAATACACACCTTTAGTTTAAAAATGTGATGGTAATTTAGTAAAATTACTTTGAAGATTTTATGTTTTACGTTCTAATTGTTAATTATTATTCTTTTTTTTGTTTTGAATAACACTAACTTTTTGTCTGTAAATGAAACGTATTGTAATTTTTGCGTCCGGAAGTGGCACTAATGCTGAAAATTTAATTAAGTTTTTTCACAACAGAGAATATGCTTCTGTCATTCAGGTGCTTACTAACAATCCTCATGCCAAAGTTTTGGATCGTGCCAAAAAACTTGATGTTAGTGCACTATCATTCAACAAAATAGCATTCAGCAAAACCGATGAAGTTTTAAATGTACTTCGGAATTCAAAACCCGACCTTATTATCCTAGCTGGTTTTTTATGGATGTTTCCGAAGCATATTTTAAACGAATTTCCTACAAAGGTGATTAACATCCATCCTGCGCTTTTACCAAAATATGGCGGAAAAGGCATGTATGGCATGCATGTTCATGAAGCTGTCGTTGCGAATAAAGAGACCGAAACTGGGATTACCATACATTACGTCAACGAACATTACGATGAAGGTGCTATTATTTTTCAGGCGAAATGTGCTGTGCTCGAAACCGATTCTGCCCAAGATGTTGCAGATAAGGTTCATGAATTAGAGATGGAACATTTTCCTAAGGTGGTTGATAAACTTTTAAATGAGTAAAAAAAAGAAAAAATACTACACCGTTTGGAAAGGTCATCACACAGGTGTATTTGAATCTTGGAACGACTGCAAAGCTCAAATCAAAAATTATGAGGGTGCCCAATACAAATCCTTCGCAACGTTTGATGCTGCTAAAAAAGCTCTAAAAGGAAACTACTTTGATTATATAGGTAAGAGCATATCTTTTAATAGTGAGCTCACTGCAGAACAACTTAAAAAGATAGGCAAGCCCAATTACAATTCCATTGCTGTTGATGCTGCATCTTCTGGCAATCCTGGTATCATGGAGTATCGTGGTGTCGACACCAAGTCTAAAAAACAACTATTTATACAAGGCCCTTTTGCTGAAGGCACCAATAATATTGGCGAGTTTCTAGCTTTGGTTCACGGTTTAGGCTTTCTAAAAAGACACAACAGCGATCGCATCATCTATACAGACTCTAAAACCGCAATGAGCTGGGTACGAAAAAAAACATGCAATTCTAAACTTAATCGCAATGCTAAAAACAAACCCGTATATGATTTGGTTGATCGCGCTGTGCAATGGCTAAAAGAGAACGATTATACTACGACTATTGTAAAATGGGAAACTAAAGCCTGGGGAGAAATTCCTGCAGATTTTGGGCGCAAATAAATTCGCATTTTAGTTCTTAAAAACCTTATATTTGCAGCAAATTTTAAACGCTTTATGAGCAAATTAGTGATAGTTGGTACAGTGGCTTTTGATGCTATTGAAACACCATTTGGAAAAACAGACAAGATTCTTGGAGGAGCAGCAACCTATATTGGTTTATCTGCTTCAAATTTTAATGTAGATGCAGCAGCAGTATCTGTTGTGGGTGGCGATTTTCCGCAGAAATATTTAGACCTTTTATCTGATAGAAATGTGAATACAGACGGTATTGAAATCGTAAAAGACGGTAAGACTTTTTTTTGGAGCGGGAAATACCATAACGATATGAATTCTCGTGATACTTTAGTTACAGAGTTAAATGTTTTAGAGCATTTTAACCCTGTTGTCCCTCAAGACTACAAAGAAGCTGAAGTTGTAATGCTTGGCAATTTACACCCAATGGTTCAACAAGGTGTATTAGACCAAATGGCGAAAAAGCCAAAACTGGCTATTTTAGATACCATGAATTTTTGGATGGATATTGCTTTAGAAGATTTATTGTCGGTAATTAAAAATGTAGATGTTATTACCATTAATGATGAAGAGGCAAGACAATTAACCGGAGAATATTCCCTTGTTGTTGCTGCACGAAAAATTCATGAAATGGGCCCTAAATATGTAGTGATCAAAAAAGGGGAACATGGCGCATTATTGTTTCATAACGAACATATGTTTTATGCACCTGCTTTACCCTTAGAGGAAGTCTTTGATCCAACCGGAGCAGGTGACACATTTGCTGGAGGTTTTGCTGGTTATTTAGCAAAGACCGAAGATTATAGTTTTGAGAATATGAAAAATGCGGTCATCTATGGATCTACACTGGCGAGTTTCTGTGTAGAGAAATTTGGCACAGAGCGCATGCAAAATTTGACTCAAAAGGATATTGAACACCGATTAAAAGAATTTAAAAAAATCACTCAATTTAATATTGAATTATCATAAACCAACGCGCTCAAAATTGAGCGCGTTTTTTTATTCTGAATTTGGTTCAGAATCTTTAATTTTGAAAGACTTAAAAATAACAACACAACAATGAGCGATGCTTTAAAACATGAATGCGGAATCGCACTCATAAGACTCAAAAAACCTTTAGAGTTCTATAAAGAAAAATACGGAAGCGCATTTTATGGCGTAAATAAAATGTATCTCATGATGGAAAAGCAGCACAATCGCGGACAAGATGGTGCTGGTTTTGCAAGTATTAAATTAGATACCAAGCCTGGTGAACGTTACATAAGTCGTGTGCGTTCAATTGCACAACAACCAATTCAAGATATTTTTGCACAAATAAATGAACGCATAAATGAAGAGTTAACTGAGCACCCAGAATATCAAGATAACGTAGCGCTCCAAAAACAACATGTACCATATATTGGAGAACTTTTTTTAGGTCACGTACGCTATGGTACCTTCGGAAAAAACAGTGTAGAGAGTGTCCATCCTTTTTTGAGGCAAAATAACTGGATGCATAGAAACCTTATTGTTGCAGGTAACTTTAACATGACCAATGTCAACCAACTATTTGATGGATTGGTGACATTGGGACAACATCCCAAAGAAAGGGCAGATACCATTACCATAATGGAAAAAATTGGCCACTTTCTAGATGACGCTGTCGCAAAAATCTACAAGAAATTAAAAAAAGAAGGATATAGTAAAAATGAATGTTCTCCATTAATTGCAGACCGTTTAAATGTTTCTAAAATATTAAAGAAAGCATCTAAAAACTGGGATGGCGGATATGCAATGGCAGGACTTTTAGGTCATGGGGACTCTTTTGTTTTAAGAGATCCGTCGGGAATTAGACCAGCTTATTACTATGAAGATGATGAAATTGTCGTTGTAGCTTCAGAGCGTCCTGTGATTCAAACTGTTTTTAATGTTGATTTTGATGATGTTAAGGAATTGGCACCTGGTCATGCTATTATTACAAAAAAATCTGGCAAGGTACATATAGAGCAAATTATTGAACCTCTAGAGCGCAAAGCATGTTCATTTGAGCGTATTTATTTTTCTCGAGGCAGTGATGCAGAAATCTATCAAGAACGTAAAAATCTAGGTAAATTACTAATGCCAAAAGTACTTGAGGCTATTGATGGAGACACCAAAAACACGGTGTTTTCCTATATTCCCAATACTGCGGAAACGTCTTTCTTCGGAATGATAGAAACCGTAGAAAAACATTTAAACGAGCGTAAAACACAAGCTATTTTGAACGGTGGCGGAAAGCTTTCCGCAGAAAAAGTCACCGAAATACTATCTGAAAGACCTCGTATTGAAAAAATAGCAATCAAAGATGTTAAGCTTAGAACCTTTATTACAGAAGATAGTAGTCGTGACGACTTAGTAGCTCACGTTTATGATGTCACTTACGGTGTTATCAAACCAACAGATAATTTGGTGATTATTGACGATAGTATTGTAAGAGGTACAACACTTAAAATGAGTATTGTTAAAATGATGGATCGCCTCAACCCTAAACAAATAGTTGTTGTTTCCTCTGCACCTCAAATTCGATATCCAGATTGTTACGGTATTGATATGGCAAATCTTGAAAGCTTGATTGCTTTTAGGGCTATGCTAGAATTATTGAGAGAAAATGGCAAATATCATTTAGTCGAGGATGTTTATCACAAATGCAAAGCTCAATTAGAATTAAAAGATAAAGAGGTTAAGAATTTTGTGAAAGATTTATACAGCCAATTTACTGCAGATGAAATTTCTGATAAAATTGCTGAACTTATTTCTGATCCCTCTGTAAAAGCTAAAGTAAAAACGATCTTTCAACCTATTGAGAATTTACATAAGGCTTGTCCTAAAAATTTAGGAGATTGGTACTTTACGGGAAATTACCCTACGCCAGGAGGTAATCGCGTGGTTAACAGAGCATTTGTAAACTTTTATGAAGGTAATAAGGAAAGAGCATACTAGATAACATACTGAAATATGGCACTTTATCCTAAAAAAATTGACATTTAACGGATAAAACTGCATTTCATCTAATATTTAATAACGTTTATCTAAATAACGCATACATTGGACTCACCATAACATAAGTAGGTTAAGTTCATGGTAGATTTGGGGCAAAAAAAGGTGAACTTCTGTTCACCTTTTTTTATGGGCATAAATCAAGCTCTTATTCGATTTACATGACAGCTATGGGATCTCAAATTTTATCCTAGACATTTTATAAAATGTATATTATCTAAAGAATACGCGCTTTTTCCCGTTTAAGCCAATTTATTCGTCGTTTGTCTAAAAAATAATCTTTTAATTAAAACTGCTGTTATATTTGTTTCACCATAACATAAGTAGGTTAAGTTTATGGTAGATTTGGGGCAAAAAAGTCGGACTCTCGTCCGGCTTTTTTCATTTTAAGCTAAACTCATTTTCTTTTTTCCGAAGTAAAAAAAAAGCAAACCCAATGGATTTGCTTTCTATATTGATAATGTTCACAAGATTTAGCTTTGTCACTTTGACTGCTAGTCGCAGTCGAACTCTGCAATCTTGATAGTATTATTTACTTTGCTTCTGCGTAACGACGCTCAACTTCATTCCAATTGATCACTTTAAAGAAAGCATCAATATAGTCTGGTCTTCTGTTTTGGTAGTTTAAATAGTATGCGTGTTCCCAAACATCCAGTCCTAAAATTGGTGTACCTTCACAACCAACTCCTGGCATTAATGGATTGTCTTGGTTTGGTGTTGAGCAAACTTCAACTTTTCCGCCTTTATGGACGCATAACCAAGCCCAACCTGATCCAAACTGAGTTGCTGCTGCTTTACTGAAAGCTTCCATAAATGCATCTTTAGATCCAAATGCTTTTTCAATAGCATCTTTTAAATCTCCAGATAAATTTCCTCTTCCTTCTGGATTCATCACTTCCCAAAATAAGGAGTGATTGTAAAATCCGCCACCATTATTTCTAACTGCTTTATTATCCATGTCTAAATTTGACAGGATATTTTCAATAGTTTTTCCTTCGTGATCGGTTCCTTTGATGGCATCATTAAGTTTATTTGTATAACCTTGGTGATGTTTTGTATGATGTATTTCCATTGTACGAGCATCAATATGTGGTTCTAATGCATCGTATGCGTATTTTAATTTCGGTAATTCGAAAGCCATAGTATTATTGGTTTTTGTTGTTAATAATTTATTCTCTCAAATTTAAGCATAATACAGCGTAATTGAAAATTATAAAGCCCACAGGTACCAATACTTATGAAAATTTTAACGTTATCAAACATTTTATGGTGCGTATTTTTTCTTCGGAAAATTTATTGGCAAAATACCGATAAGATAAATGGGTTTTTTATCTTGTATGAAAATTTATAAGTGAGTTCATCTTCTGCTTTTACGATTTACAATGCTTCTGCTGGAAGCGGGAAAACCTATACACTAGTCCAGGATTATCTCAAGATTTTGTTTACTTCTAAAAGTAAGTTGGCGTTTAGAAATATCTTGGCACTTACGTTTACCAATAAAGCGGTTGGGGAAATGAAAGAGCGTATTATTGATATGTTCAAGATATTTTCCGAAGAAAAAATATTGGACACACCAAACGATATGTTCAAAGAACTGTCGAGTGATTTAAATCTATCTCCAAAGGAGCTTCAAGAAAAGTCAAAACTGCTTTTAGAAACGATTATTCATAACTATGCTGCCTTTGACATTTCTACAATAGATAAATTTAACCATAGGCTTATTAGAACTTTTGCTTATGATCTTAAACTACCTATAAATTTTGAGGTAGAATTAGATACTGCAACCATACTCGCAAAAGCAGTTGACAAACTCATTGACAGAGCTGGAAGTGATGAGCAGCTCACTAAAGTATTGGTGGATTTTGCCATCGAAAAAACCGACGATAATAAAAGTTGGGATATTTCATTCGATTTTAACGCTATTGCACAATTGCTAGTGAATGAAAATGACATGCATTATCTAGATTTGCTCAAGAATAAAACACTGCAAGACTTTAAGGCGCTTAAAAATAATCTGCTTACACAAAAAAACGTACTTGAAAAACAAATTATTGATGTCGCTAACGGTGTTCTCGATATAATAGAAAATGCTCAATTGGAGCACAGTGATTTTTCAAGCAGTTACTTGCCAAAACATTTTATAAAGCTTTCAATAGCAGATTTTAATGTAGCCTTATCTAATAAATGGCAAACAGACCTGTTAGAAGGTGGCTCAATTTATCCAAAACGCGTCTCTGCAGATGTTGAAGCCACAATAGATAATTTGCGACCTCAATTAATAGAGGCTTTTCAAATTTCTAAAATAGCCATATTTAGGATTAAATTCCTTTTAAATGCGTTAAAAAATATCACGCCACTATCTGTTTTGAGTGCTATAGGCAAAACACTTCAGGATATAAAGGACGAGGATGATATTTTGTTGATTTCAGAGTTTAACGCTATCATCAATACCGAAATAAAATCACAACCAGCGCCATACATCTATGAACGTATTGGAGAAAAATTTAAACATTATTTTATTGACGAGTTTCAGGATACTTCTAGCTTACAATGGGAAAATCTCATTCCGTTAATAAATAATATCGTTTCTGGAGAAAATTTAAAAGGAGAAACTGGTACTGCGATGTTGGTTGGCGATGCCAAACAGGCTATTTACAGATGGCGTGGTGGAAGAGCAGAGCAGTTTATAGAATTATACAATGAGAATTCTACTCCATTCTCAATATCTCAAAATGTTAAAAACCTTCCTCATAATTATCGTAGTCATTCAACCATAGTAGAATTCAATAATACCTTTTTTAATCATATTGCAGATGTTTCATTTTCTAATGCGCAACATCAACATATATTTAAAAATGCTGTACAACAGCAAATCATTGATAAAACGGGTTATGTAGAATTATCTTTTTTAGAAACCAAAGATCAGGACAGAGATCAATTGCAATGTGAGGCGGTTTTAGGTGCTATTACAAAAGCACAAGAGAATGGTTTCAAAAATAGGGATATTTGCGTAATCGTTAGAAAAAAGAAAGAAGGTTTCGCCGTAGCAGAATTTTTGACCAATCTAAATATTGATATTATTTCTTCGGAAAGCTTACTCATAAAGAATGCTCCCGAAGTCCAGTTCATCAATCAACTCATCACCTTAACCTTACAGCCAGAAAATAATGAAGTTAAAATTCATCTTTTAAATTTTATAGCAGATAGCAATTCAAATATCAACGATAACCATGAATTTTTTGAGAACCTCATTCATTTAAAAAGCAATCGGTTTTTTGAAAAACTAAATACATTTGGGTACCATTTTAATTTCCATGAGTTTTTACAGCTCCCAATCTATGAGGCGATAGAAAGTATTATAAGGGGTTATAATTTGAACAATAACTCAAATGCTTACCTCCAATTTTATTTGGACGAAGTTTTTGACTATTCGCAAAAATACAATGCAAGTTTTCAAGGCTTATTGGCCTATTGGGAGCAAAAGAAAGACAAATTAAGCATTGTATCTCCATCCAATAAAGATGCCATAGAGATTATGACGATCCATAAATCTAAAGGTTTGGAATTTCCGGTGGTTATTTTCCCGTATGCTAATCAAGACATTTATTTTGATATGAATCCGAAGGTTTGGTTTCCTGTAGATGAAAAGAAATTTAATGGCTTTTCCCATTTATACATCAATCTAAATAAAGATCTAGAATCGTTTAATGAATTAGGTGAAGAGGTCTATTCTGAATATCGCTCACAATTAGAATTAGATAGTTTGAACTTGTTATACGTAGTTTTAACCAGAGCAATTGAACAGTTGTATATCATTTCAGAATACGATGTAGAGCGAAAAAACGAAAGCGAAAAAATGACGCTTTATTCGGGATTGTTTATCAACTATCTAAAAGCTATTGAGAAATGGAGTGATAATGTTCTAACGTACCGTTTTGGTGAGAGCGGTAGAACTTCCGAAGAAAAAATAAATAAAGAACAAAAAATTAATATCGAACAACAAAAGCTCATCTCCACAAAAAAGGAGGAACATAATCTCAATATCATCACAAGTTCTGGCTATTTATGGGATACAGACCAGGAAAAGGCCATTGAGCACGGTGATTTGGTACATGAAATTATGGCTCATATATCAACTTTAGACGATGTGGATTTTGCACTTGAACATTTTCTAAGTTCTGGAACTATCAATACTGAACAATTTGAGGACTTAAAAACCATAATACATCGCATTGTAAATCACAAAGACCTTAAACCCTATTTTGATCAAAACCTCACGATATACAATGAGC
It contains:
- the pyk gene encoding pyruvate kinase, giving the protein MLRRKKTKIVATLGPATSTKEVLKGMLEEGVNVFRINFSHADYKDVEERVKMIRDLNEEFGFNASILADLQGPKLRVGVMKGEVIVNEGDEIIFATGKRFEGTKERVYMTYDNFPQDAQAGERILLDDGKLIFEVVSTDKKSEVKARVIQGGPLRSKKGVNLPNTNISQPALTEKDIEDAIFACSLKVDWMALSFVRHAEDLMQLEELITKHSDHKIPIIAKIEKPEAVENIDKIVAYCDGLMVARGDLGVEIPAEEVPLVQKQLVLRAKRARIPVIIATQMMETMITSLTPTRAEVNDVANSVMDGADAVMLSGETSVGNYPVQVITQMANIIRSVEDSDLIKVPQSPPHIKTKRYITKSICYHAAHMANDINAKAISTLTNSGYTAFQISAWRPSAHILVFTSNKRILTQLSLLWGVEAFYYDKFVSTDETIEDVNAMACKKGYLEVGDMLISLAAMPIQEKGMVNTLRVSEITSCSF
- a CDS encoding IPExxxVDY family protein, which encodes MALHKLLVDDFYDASYSLIAIHCRLEDFRLAYLLNKYLDLKLQRKLQDLDYNYFDASFSIYEWENKKLDTVWNLVSNICKKDEATLQSSGSLFENSTTVTRTVNLLPELKTVDYLIKVSNEQRNFNEKIILNRIQSIPQVITTYSVDIEKIKSKDHLIFN
- the rnc gene encoding ribonuclease III, translated to MSFIRNILKSSRSDKDGNFFLILNKIVGYKVKNKSLYIKAFTHRSMNIKDEKGNALNYERLEFVGDAMLSAVIAAYLFEEVPHGDEGYLTKMRSKVVSREHLNELGKELKLIDLVESKIPKSNFGNNIHGNLFEALVGAIYLDKGYKCCETFIHKRVIKPHVDIETLEGRVISYKSLLIEWCQKEKKIFDYNVYEDTGNDDLKHFSVKLSIDHKIIAKARATSKKKAEEKASKRAFFVFQNEISKAI
- the fabF gene encoding beta-ketoacyl-ACP synthase II, which encodes MELKRVVVTGLGALTPIGNTKDEYWDALISGKSGAAPITYFDTEKFKTKFACELKNFNATDFFDRKEARKMDRFAQYAMVASDEAIVDSKLDLEKINKLRVGVIWGAGIGGLETFQEEVLNFASGDGTPRFNPFFIPKMIADIAPGNISIKHGFMGPNYTTVSACASSANAMFDSLNMIRLGHCDVIVTGGSEAAVTIAGMGGFNAMHALSTRNESPKTASRPFDATRDGFVLGEGAGAIILEEYEHAKARGAKIYAEVLGGGLSSDAHHMTAPHPDGIGVIAVMKNCLDNAGIKPEEVDHINTHGTSTPLGDVAELKAISEVFGDHAKHININSTKSMTGHLLGAAGAIEAIASILAMEHGIVPPTINHEVVDENIDSNLNLTLNKAQKRDVKVAMSNTFGFGGHNACIVFKKID
- a CDS encoding acyl carrier protein, which gives rise to MSDIASRVKAIIVDKLGVDENEVVTEASFTNDLGADSLDTVELIMEFEKEFDIQIPDDQAENIATVGQAISYIEKAK
- a CDS encoding phosphoribosylglycinamide formyltransferase encodes the protein MKRIVIFASGSGTNAENLIKFFHNREYASVIQVLTNNPHAKVLDRAKKLDVSALSFNKIAFSKTDEVLNVLRNSKPDLIILAGFLWMFPKHILNEFPTKVINIHPALLPKYGGKGMYGMHVHEAVVANKETETGITIHYVNEHYDEGAIIFQAKCAVLETDSAQDVADKVHELEMEHFPKVVDKLLNE
- a CDS encoding viroplasmin family protein, with the protein product MSKKKKKYYTVWKGHHTGVFESWNDCKAQIKNYEGAQYKSFATFDAAKKALKGNYFDYIGKSISFNSELTAEQLKKIGKPNYNSIAVDAASSGNPGIMEYRGVDTKSKKQLFIQGPFAEGTNNIGEFLALVHGLGFLKRHNSDRIIYTDSKTAMSWVRKKTCNSKLNRNAKNKPVYDLVDRAVQWLKENDYTTTIVKWETKAWGEIPADFGRK
- a CDS encoding PfkB family carbohydrate kinase, giving the protein MSKLVIVGTVAFDAIETPFGKTDKILGGAATYIGLSASNFNVDAAAVSVVGGDFPQKYLDLLSDRNVNTDGIEIVKDGKTFFWSGKYHNDMNSRDTLVTELNVLEHFNPVVPQDYKEAEVVMLGNLHPMVQQGVLDQMAKKPKLAILDTMNFWMDIALEDLLSVIKNVDVITINDEEARQLTGEYSLVVAARKIHEMGPKYVVIKKGEHGALLFHNEHMFYAPALPLEEVFDPTGAGDTFAGGFAGYLAKTEDYSFENMKNAVIYGSTLASFCVEKFGTERMQNLTQKDIEHRLKEFKKITQFNIELS
- a CDS encoding amidophosphoribosyltransferase, translating into MSDALKHECGIALIRLKKPLEFYKEKYGSAFYGVNKMYLMMEKQHNRGQDGAGFASIKLDTKPGERYISRVRSIAQQPIQDIFAQINERINEELTEHPEYQDNVALQKQHVPYIGELFLGHVRYGTFGKNSVESVHPFLRQNNWMHRNLIVAGNFNMTNVNQLFDGLVTLGQHPKERADTITIMEKIGHFLDDAVAKIYKKLKKEGYSKNECSPLIADRLNVSKILKKASKNWDGGYAMAGLLGHGDSFVLRDPSGIRPAYYYEDDEIVVVASERPVIQTVFNVDFDDVKELAPGHAIITKKSGKVHIEQIIEPLERKACSFERIYFSRGSDAEIYQERKNLGKLLMPKVLEAIDGDTKNTVFSYIPNTAETSFFGMIETVEKHLNERKTQAILNGGGKLSAEKVTEILSERPRIEKIAIKDVKLRTFITEDSSRDDLVAHVYDVTYGVIKPTDNLVIIDDSIVRGTTLKMSIVKMMDRLNPKQIVVVSSAPQIRYPDCYGIDMANLESLIAFRAMLELLRENGKYHLVEDVYHKCKAQLELKDKEVKNFVKDLYSQFTADEISDKIAELISDPSVKAKVKTIFQPIENLHKACPKNLGDWYFTGNYPTPGGNRVVNRAFVNFYEGNKERAY